The proteins below come from a single Tsuneonella deserti genomic window:
- a CDS encoding DUF3592 domain-containing protein, with protein MDPIALGLIAAAAAIVALGWWLYRRKVVAAELAAGTWSSVPGTIHEASVREDVTWDAQNERVSELIPVVRYAYSANGREYEGDRAFLSRAKFDSDAAAKAWQGTCKPGPATVWFDPADPAKSVLQIDRPSKGGLFVAGVFAVILVGVALAL; from the coding sequence ATGGATCCGATAGCATTGGGGTTGATCGCGGCGGCGGCCGCCATCGTGGCGCTGGGGTGGTGGCTATATCGCCGCAAGGTTGTCGCCGCCGAATTGGCCGCGGGAACCTGGAGCAGCGTGCCGGGCACCATTCACGAAGCCTCGGTCAGGGAAGATGTGACTTGGGACGCGCAGAACGAGCGGGTCTCCGAACTCATTCCGGTCGTGCGCTATGCCTACAGCGCGAACGGGCGCGAATACGAAGGCGACCGCGCGTTCCTGTCCCGTGCCAAGTTCGACAGCGACGCTGCCGCCAAGGCCTGGCAGGGAACGTGCAAGCCAGGTCCCGCGACAGTATGGTTCGATCCGGCCGATCCCGCAAAGAGCGTGTTGCAGATCGACCGTCCGTCCAAAGGCGGATTGTTCGTGGCCGGCGTGTTCGCAGTTATTCTGGTAGGGGTGGCGCTGGCGCTTTAG
- the uvrC gene encoding excinuclease ABC subunit UvrC, translating into MSRAEAGTPHDPRGKERFNEDRATYTVKGAGAQPDLEAGVAAIRETVRTLKPKPGVYRMLDARGEVLYVGKARSLKARVANYTQVKALSNRLRRMVSQTRAMEIVVTNSEAEALLLEAQLIKRFRPPYNVLLRDDKSFPFILLRADHAFPRIQKHRGARRSKGNYYGPFASAGSVNTTINALQKLFLLRSCTDSFFARRDRPCLLYQIRRCSAPCVGRVDEAGYAELVQQAKDFLSGKSAAVQKKIETQMAEAAANLDFESAAMLRDRLRAATAIQGSQAINAQGVGDADVFALASKGGQMGIQAFFVRGGQNWGHRAFFPSHIEGESEEDVLADVLAQFYEEVPPPRTILLDRALPEQDLLAEALCEATGHRVDISVPQRGDRRRLLAQAQRNAVEALERRLAESGTKAKIMRELAEFLELPEPPDRIEVYDNSHIQGDKAVGAMIVAGPEGYRKGQYRKFNIRAAQTNDDFAMMREVMTRRFARALEEDPDRDSGNWPDLVLIDGGKGQMSSVKDALEELGIEDVNLIAIAKGPHHGREGREVFHFPDGREKTLPTNSPLLFYLQTLRDEVHRFAIGAHRAKRSRAITASPLDEIPGIGPGRKRALLLAFGTAGKVRAAALEDLKRTPGISEGVAQKIYDFYHPAG; encoded by the coding sequence ATGTCGCGCGCTGAAGCCGGAACCCCCCACGATCCCCGCGGCAAGGAACGCTTCAACGAGGATCGTGCGACCTACACCGTCAAGGGCGCCGGCGCGCAGCCCGATCTGGAGGCAGGCGTCGCCGCGATCCGCGAGACGGTCCGCACGCTGAAGCCCAAGCCCGGCGTGTACCGGATGCTCGATGCGCGCGGTGAGGTGCTCTATGTCGGCAAGGCGCGCAGCCTGAAGGCCCGGGTGGCGAACTACACTCAGGTCAAGGCGCTCTCCAATCGCCTTCGCCGGATGGTCAGCCAGACGAGGGCGATGGAAATCGTCGTGACCAATTCGGAGGCCGAGGCGCTGCTGCTGGAAGCGCAGCTTATCAAGCGCTTCCGTCCGCCCTACAACGTGCTGCTGCGGGACGACAAAAGCTTCCCCTTCATCCTCCTGCGCGCCGATCACGCATTTCCGCGCATCCAGAAGCACCGCGGCGCGCGGCGGTCCAAGGGTAACTACTACGGCCCCTTCGCCAGCGCCGGCAGCGTCAACACCACCATCAACGCGCTGCAGAAGTTGTTCCTCCTGAGGAGCTGCACCGACAGCTTCTTCGCGCGCCGCGACCGGCCGTGCCTGCTCTACCAGATCCGCCGCTGTTCTGCCCCTTGCGTCGGGCGGGTGGACGAGGCCGGCTATGCCGAGCTTGTCCAGCAGGCCAAGGACTTCCTCTCGGGCAAGTCGGCGGCGGTGCAGAAGAAGATCGAGACGCAGATGGCCGAAGCCGCCGCCAACCTCGATTTCGAGAGCGCCGCAATGCTGCGCGACCGGCTGCGCGCCGCGACTGCGATCCAGGGCAGCCAGGCGATCAACGCGCAAGGGGTGGGCGATGCCGACGTATTCGCGCTCGCCTCCAAGGGCGGGCAAATGGGCATCCAGGCGTTCTTCGTGCGCGGCGGGCAGAACTGGGGCCACCGCGCGTTCTTCCCCAGCCATATCGAGGGCGAGAGTGAGGAGGACGTGCTGGCCGACGTACTCGCGCAGTTCTACGAGGAAGTGCCGCCCCCGCGCACCATCCTGCTCGACCGCGCGCTGCCCGAGCAGGACCTGCTGGCCGAGGCGCTGTGCGAGGCGACCGGCCACCGGGTGGACATCAGCGTCCCCCAGCGCGGCGACCGGCGGCGGCTGCTCGCCCAGGCCCAGCGCAACGCGGTCGAGGCGCTGGAGCGGCGCCTCGCGGAAAGCGGCACCAAGGCGAAGATCATGCGCGAGCTCGCCGAGTTTCTCGAGCTGCCCGAGCCGCCCGACCGGATCGAGGTGTACGACAACAGCCACATCCAGGGCGACAAGGCGGTCGGTGCGATGATCGTCGCCGGGCCCGAAGGATACCGCAAGGGCCAGTACCGCAAGTTCAACATCCGCGCCGCGCAGACGAACGACGACTTCGCGATGATGCGGGAGGTGATGACCCGCCGCTTCGCCCGCGCGCTGGAGGAAGACCCGGACCGCGACAGCGGCAACTGGCCGGACCTGGTGCTGATCGACGGCGGCAAGGGACAGATGTCGAGCGTGAAGGACGCGCTCGAGGAGCTCGGCATCGAGGACGTGAACCTCATCGCCATCGCCAAGGGCCCGCACCACGGGCGCGAGGGGCGCGAGGTGTTCCACTTCCCCGACGGGCGCGAGAAGACCCTGCCGACCAACTCGCCGCTGTTGTTCTACCTCCAGACCCTGCGCGACGAGGTCCACCGCTTCGCCATCGGCGCCCACCGGGCCAAGCGCAGCCGGGCCATCACCGCCTCACCGCTCGACGAAATCCCCGGCATCGGTCCTGGCCGCAAGCGCGCGCTGCTGCTCGCATTCGGCACAGCGGGTAAGGTGCGGGCGGCAGCGCTGGAAGACCTGAAACGCACCCCCGGCATCAGCGAGGGCGTGGCGCAGAAGATTTATGATTTTTATCATCCGGCGGGGTGA
- a CDS encoding NAD(P)/FAD-dependent oxidoreductase produces the protein MCAARAGQRGKRVVVLERAEAVGKKILISGGGRCNFTNLHTAPDRYLSANPHFAKSALARYTAGDFLQLVENHGIAWHEKTLGQLFCDGSARQIVAMLLAECEKGGVEVRCGVDVGEVEHGDGRFRIGEYTAPALVISTGGPSIPKMGATGFAYDLARRFGLKVVEPRPALVPLTLGGGDVLFRELSGVSADVVASVGKARFREAALFTHRGLSGPAILQVSSYWRPGEAVAIDFLPGRAPGWLTEAKRAAPRTMLRSVLRDALPERLAATLADRLPPLAELGGATDKALNAAEAQLAGWRFHPTGTEGFAKAEVTVGGISTAELSSRTMASHRVPGLYAIGEAVDVTGWLGGYNFQWAWASGVAAGDAL, from the coding sequence ATGTGCGCCGCGCGCGCCGGCCAGCGCGGCAAGCGAGTGGTTGTGCTTGAACGCGCGGAGGCGGTGGGGAAAAAGATCCTCATTTCCGGCGGCGGACGGTGCAACTTCACTAACCTGCACACTGCGCCTGACCGATATCTTTCCGCCAACCCGCATTTCGCGAAGTCTGCCCTCGCCCGCTACACGGCCGGCGATTTCCTCCAGCTCGTCGAGAACCACGGCATCGCATGGCACGAAAAAACCCTCGGCCAGCTGTTCTGCGATGGCTCGGCGCGGCAGATCGTCGCCATGCTGCTTGCCGAGTGCGAGAAAGGCGGCGTCGAGGTGCGCTGCGGCGTGGACGTCGGCGAAGTGGAGCATGGCGACGGCCGCTTCCGCATCGGCGAGTACACCGCGCCCGCGCTCGTCATATCCACCGGCGGCCCGTCGATCCCGAAGATGGGCGCGACCGGGTTCGCTTATGACCTGGCGCGCCGCTTCGGCCTCAAGGTGGTCGAGCCGCGCCCGGCGCTGGTGCCGCTGACGCTGGGCGGCGGCGACGTGCTGTTCCGCGAACTGTCGGGCGTTTCGGCCGATGTGGTCGCCAGCGTGGGCAAGGCGAGATTTCGCGAGGCGGCGCTGTTCACCCATCGCGGCCTGTCGGGACCGGCGATATTGCAGGTCTCCTCCTACTGGCGACCGGGCGAGGCAGTGGCCATCGATTTCCTGCCCGGCCGCGCGCCGGGATGGCTCACCGAGGCGAAGCGCGCCGCTCCGCGCACGATGCTGCGCAGCGTACTGCGCGATGCCCTGCCGGAGCGCCTCGCGGCGACGCTGGCGGACCGGCTCCCGCCGCTCGCGGAACTGGGCGGCGCAACCGACAAGGCGCTGAATGCCGCCGAGGCGCAGCTTGCCGGATGGCGCTTCCATCCAACCGGCACCGAGGGCTTCGCCAAGGCCGAAGTCACGGTGGGCGGCATTTCCACCGCCGAACTGTCATCCAGGACAATGGCGTCGCACCGCGTGCCCGGGCTCTACGCGATCGGCGAGGCAGTCGACGTGACCGGCTGGCTCGGCGGCTATAACTTCCAGTGGGCCTGGGCGAGCGGCGTCGCGGCAGGCGACGCGCTTTAG
- a CDS encoding TonB-dependent receptor plug domain-containing protein → MRRLHPVSLAALALTAPAWTGTALAQDAPAIAQADAPPVDQSPGEGEIVVTATRLPGQVQTDSPPILELDEQQVAAYGAASIADLVAQLAPQTGSGRGRGGRPVFLVNGQRVSGFREFSRFPPEAIRKVEVLPEEVALQFGYPPDARVINFILKDNFASRTIEAEYGMPTRGGTSTAQGEASLLTINGPRRINGSVEYTRTSPLTEAERGVIQTPGTDPTVPGDADPADYRTLVARDEKVEANATFTTGLGEMGSGKQFTLNGNVTRDVRTSLSGLDTVLLTSPSGDQALRTLDADPISRRTTTDTYSLGSTFNAPLGDWRYSGTLDASRTDSDSRRDRRRDTAALAAAAAAGTLAIDAPLPSVADAGFDRTLSRVWSASQKNTLAGSPLILPGGEVNVTLDAGYDWTRIESRDSRAALGETQLTRGDLNAGVNLNLPIASMREGFLDAIGDLSLNLGAGIDHLSDFGTLTDWNVGTTWKPAERLALKASYIQREVAPGLSQLGGPVILDVNVPVYDFTTGRTVLANVTSGGNPDLLAETQRDFKLSANYDLDWFDRTNLVVEYFSNRSSNTTEAFPLLTPAIEAAFPDRVTRASDGTLLAIDRRPVTFAERSSSRIRYGINMSGKLGKPSPEGEGQGRGGRFGAMMGIAAPSQPAPASGTGGGFDPARFGEMRTRFCAAPEGQAPDLSGLPERMLERLKGEDGQIDPAKVAALKARFCAADGGGMRTFDPARFAALRTALACGVEGSNADPATLPAEIADRLKGPDGTIDPARLAEFRSRICALPADGSGGTGGRGGWRGRGGQGSPSGEQAAGGGRQSGGGGGFGGRRGGDGQGRWNLSLYHTIELRNRALIADGGPELDLLAGDGLSDGGVSRHKVELEGGVFRKGLGARLSGNYLSGTTVRGSGLPGSSDLKFGDLATFDLRLFANLEQQKWLTGGGEPGFWKGARLSFRIDNLFDAHQRVTDVNGLVPLRYQPGLIDPVGRRFEIEFRKMF, encoded by the coding sequence GTGCGTCGCCTCCATCCCGTTTCGCTCGCCGCGCTCGCGCTGACTGCCCCCGCCTGGACCGGCACCGCGCTGGCGCAGGATGCGCCCGCGATTGCGCAGGCCGATGCTCCCCCGGTCGACCAGTCTCCCGGCGAGGGCGAGATCGTGGTGACCGCCACCCGCTTGCCCGGGCAGGTACAGACCGACAGCCCGCCGATTCTCGAACTGGATGAGCAGCAGGTCGCGGCCTACGGCGCGGCTTCGATTGCCGACCTTGTCGCGCAGCTCGCGCCGCAGACAGGCTCGGGCCGCGGGCGCGGCGGTCGGCCGGTTTTCCTCGTCAACGGCCAGCGGGTATCGGGCTTCCGCGAATTCAGCCGCTTTCCGCCCGAAGCGATCCGCAAGGTCGAAGTGCTGCCCGAGGAAGTCGCGCTCCAGTTCGGCTATCCGCCCGATGCGCGGGTTATCAACTTCATTCTCAAGGACAACTTTGCCTCACGCACGATCGAAGCGGAATACGGGATGCCCACGCGTGGCGGCACCAGCACCGCGCAGGGCGAGGCATCGCTGCTCACCATCAACGGCCCGCGCCGGATCAATGGCAGCGTCGAGTACACCCGGACCAGCCCGCTGACCGAGGCGGAGCGGGGTGTCATCCAGACGCCGGGCACCGATCCGACCGTTCCCGGTGACGCAGACCCGGCGGACTACCGCACTCTCGTCGCGCGCGACGAGAAGGTGGAGGCCAACGCGACTTTCACCACCGGCCTGGGCGAGATGGGCTCGGGCAAGCAGTTCACCCTCAACGGAAACGTCACCCGTGACGTCCGAACCTCGCTCTCGGGCCTCGACACGGTGCTGCTGACATCGCCGTCGGGGGACCAGGCGCTGCGCACGCTCGACGCCGATCCGATCAGCCGGCGCACTACCACCGATACCTATTCGCTTGGCAGCACGTTCAACGCGCCGCTGGGCGACTGGCGCTATTCAGGCACGCTCGACGCCAGCCGGACCGACAGCGACAGCCGGCGCGACCGGCGCCGCGATACGGCGGCGCTGGCCGCAGCGGCCGCAGCGGGCACGCTGGCGATCGACGCTCCGCTGCCGTCGGTCGCGGACGCCGGGTTCGACCGGACGCTCAGCCGCGTCTGGTCGGCTTCGCAGAAGAATACTCTCGCCGGGTCGCCGCTGATCCTGCCGGGCGGGGAGGTGAACGTCACCCTCGATGCCGGGTACGACTGGACCCGGATCGAAAGCCGCGACAGCCGCGCGGCGCTGGGCGAGACGCAGCTCACTCGCGGCGATCTCAACGCCGGGGTCAACCTCAACCTGCCGATCGCCAGCATGCGCGAAGGGTTTCTCGATGCCATCGGCGACCTTTCGCTGAACCTGGGGGCGGGGATCGACCACCTGTCGGACTTCGGTACGCTGACGGACTGGAACGTGGGCACGACCTGGAAGCCTGCCGAGCGGCTCGCGCTCAAGGCCAGCTACATCCAGCGCGAAGTGGCACCAGGCCTGAGCCAGCTGGGCGGGCCGGTGATCCTCGACGTCAACGTTCCAGTGTACGATTTCACGACCGGCCGGACCGTGCTGGCCAATGTCACCTCGGGCGGCAATCCCGATCTGCTGGCGGAGACCCAGCGCGACTTCAAGCTGTCCGCGAACTACGATCTCGACTGGTTCGACCGGACCAACCTCGTCGTCGAGTACTTCAGCAACAGGTCGAGCAACACGACCGAGGCTTTCCCGCTGCTCACCCCGGCGATCGAGGCGGCGTTCCCCGACCGCGTAACCCGCGCATCGGACGGGACCCTGCTGGCGATCGACCGGCGGCCGGTGACGTTCGCCGAGCGCAGCTCTTCGCGCATCCGCTACGGCATCAACATGTCGGGCAAGCTGGGCAAACCGTCGCCCGAAGGCGAAGGCCAGGGACGCGGCGGCCGATTCGGCGCCATGATGGGCATCGCGGCGCCTTCGCAGCCGGCGCCCGCCAGCGGCACCGGCGGCGGGTTCGACCCGGCGCGCTTCGGTGAGATGCGGACCAGGTTCTGCGCCGCGCCCGAGGGTCAGGCGCCCGATCTGTCGGGGCTGCCCGAGAGGATGCTCGAACGGCTGAAGGGAGAGGACGGACAGATCGATCCCGCCAAGGTAGCCGCGCTCAAGGCCCGCTTCTGCGCGGCCGACGGGGGCGGAATGCGGACGTTCGATCCGGCTCGCTTCGCCGCGCTGCGCACCGCGCTTGCCTGCGGCGTCGAGGGCAGCAATGCCGATCCGGCGACCTTGCCGGCGGAAATCGCCGACCGGCTCAAGGGGCCGGACGGAACGATCGACCCGGCACGCCTCGCCGAATTCCGTAGCCGCATCTGCGCGCTGCCCGCGGACGGCAGCGGCGGGACCGGTGGGCGCGGGGGCTGGCGCGGCCGGGGCGGGCAAGGCTCGCCTTCAGGGGAGCAGGCCGCGGGCGGCGGACGACAGTCTGGCGGCGGAGGCGGCTTTGGCGGGCGCCGGGGCGGCGACGGACAGGGCCGCTGGAACCTCTCGCTCTACCACACGATCGAGCTGCGCAACCGGGCGCTCATTGCCGATGGCGGACCCGAGCTCGATCTCCTCGCCGGCGACGGGCTGAGCGATGGCGGCGTGTCGCGCCACAAGGTCGAGCTGGAAGGCGGCGTGTTCCGCAAGGGCCTGGGCGCACGCTTGAGCGGCAATTACCTGTCGGGCACCACCGTGCGCGGAAGCGGGTTGCCGGGATCTAGCGACCTGAAGTTCGGCGATCTCGCGACGTTCGACCTGCGGCTGTTCGCCAACCTCGAGCAGCAGAAGTGGCTCACTGGCGGGGGCGAACCAGGCTTCTGGAAGGGCGCGCGGCTGAGCTTCCGCATCGACAACCTGTTCGACGCGCACCAGCGCGTGACGGACGTGAACGGGCTGGTTCCCCTGCGTTACCAGCCCGGGCTGATCGATCCCGTGGGACGCCGGTTCGAGATCGAGTTCCGCAAGATGTTCTGA